A genomic window from Henningerozyma blattae CBS 6284 chromosome 3, complete genome includes:
- the TBLA0C04780 gene encoding 40S ribosomal protein eS24 (similar to Saccharomyces cerevisiae RPS24A (YER074W) and RPS24B (YIL069C); ancestral locus Anc_7.262) has translation MSDAITIRTRKVITNPLLARKQFVIDVLHPNRANVSKDELRERLAEVYKAEKDAVSVFGFKTQFGGSRSTGFGLVYNSVADAKKFEPAYRLVRYGLAEKVEKASRQQRKQKKNRDKKVFGTGKRLAKKVARRNAD, from the exons ATG TCTGACGCTATTACTATTCGTACCAGAAAGGTCATTACCAACCCATTGTTGGCTAGAAAGCAATTCGTCATTGACGTTTTACATCCAAACAGAGCTAATGTCTCCAAGGATGAATTAAGAGAAAGATTGGCTGAAGTTTACAAGGCTGAAAAGGATGCTGTTTCTGTCTTTGGTTTCAAGACTCAATTCGGTGGTTCCAGATCCACTGGTTTTGGTTTAGTTTACAACTCTGTCGCTGATGCCAAGAAATTCGAACCAGCTTACAGATTAGTTAGATACGGTTTAGCTGAAAAAGTTGAAAAGGCTTCTAGACaacaaagaaaacaaaagaagaaCAGAGATAAGAAAGTCTTCGGTACCGGTAAGAGATTGGCTAAGAAGGTTGCTCGTCGTAACGCTGATTAa